The stretch of DNA CATGCCCAGGAAGAGCAGCAGGAAGCCGAACAGCCAGTTGATCTCGCGGGGCTTGCGGAACGCGCCGGTGAAGAAGACGCGCATCATGTGCACCAGCATGGCCGCCACGAAGACGATGGCCGCCCAGTGGTGGATCTGACGGATCAGCAGGCCGCCGCGGACGTCGAAGCTGATGTCCACGGTGGACTTGTAGGCCTCCGACATCCGGATGCCGTTCAGCGGGGTGTAGGAGCCGTGGTAGACGACCTCACCCATGCTGGGGGTGAAGAACAGCGTCAGGTAGACGCCGGTCAGGATGATGATGATGAAGCTGTAGAGGCAGATCTCGCCGAGCATGAAGGACCAGTGGTCCGGGAAGATCTTCCGCAGGTTGGCCTTGGCCAGCCCGTAGATGCCGAGCCGGCCGTCGACCCAGTCCGCCGCCTTCTCGCCGAGGTGGGCCTGTTCGACCCCGGCCTCGCTGTGGCCGACCTGGTGGTCGTCGTGATCGCCGACCGCTGTGGGTTCCGCGTGAGTGGTCATGGTTAGCTGCGCTCCCAGAAGCCGGGGCCGACGGGCTTGCTGAAGTCGCCGAGTGCCTCGAGGTAGCCGTCGCTGTTGACCGAGATCTGCAGCTGCGGCAGGGGGTGCCCGGCCGGGCCGAAGATCACTCGGCCGCCGTCGGAGAGGTCGAAGGTCGACTGGTGGCACGGGCAGAGGACGTGGTGCGTCTGCTGCTCGTAGAGGCTGATCGGGCAGCCGACGTGGGTGCAGATCTTGGAGTAGCAGAGGACGCCCTCGTAACCCCAGCCCGCGGACGCCTGGTCCTTGATGTCGGCGGGCTGCATCCGCACCAGCATCACCGCGGCCTTGGCGATGACCTCCTGGAAGTTCTCGTCGCTCTCCTCCACGCCTTCCGGCTTGGCGAAGGTCAGCGAGCCCACCGTGATGTCGGAGGCCTTCATCGGCTCGTTGGTGTTCATGTTGACCAGGCGCTTGCCCTTGGCCCACTCGGTGGTGTCGAGCTTCTTCTCCGGTAGCGGGCCGAGGTCGCGGAACAGCACCACCGCGGACAGCGGGACCATCGCCATGGCGCCGATCATCGTGTTGCGGATCAGCTTGCGACGGCCGAAGCCGCTCTCCTTGGCGCCCTGGCGGAAGTCCGCGAAGACCTGCTCGCGCACCTCGGGGGAGGCCTCGATCGGGTGGCGCTCGGCGATGTGCTCCTCGTCCGACATCAGCGTGCGGGCCCAGTGGACCGCGCCGGCGCCGATGGCGAACAGCGAGACGCCGAGGGTCATGCCCAGCGCGAAGTTGAGCTTGCTGATGTGGCCGATCGGGAAGATGTAGACCGTGTTCCCGAGCTCCGGCCCCGGCTTGAAGATCACGTAGGACGCGATGAAGCCGATCGTCGCGACCATCGAGAGCAGGAACCACATCGCCACCTGGCGCTCCGCCCTCGCGGCGGCACGCTCGTCGATGTCGGTACGGCGGTGCTCGTGGGGCGGCAGCCCCGGATCGGCGAAGGCGTCGCCGTGGACGGCGAGCTCTCCGCCGTGGGCCCCGTGGGCCTCCGGCAGGTGTTCTTCAGACATGTTGTCCTGGCTCGTCATGACTTCTTGGCCTTGGGGGTGCGGGCGGCGATCCAGATCGCGATGCCGATCAGGGCGCCCAGTGCGAAGATCCAGCCGAACAGGCCCTCGGTCACCGGGCCCAGTGCGCCCAGGGTCAGACCGCCGTAGCTGGGGTTCTTCGCCGGGTCCGTGGTGTGCTGCACGTAGGCGATGATGTCCTGCTTGTTCTGCTGGGACAGGGTGCTGTCCGGGAAGTTCGGCATGCTCTGCGGGCCGGTGAGCATGGCCTCGTAGAGGTGCTTGGCGCTCACGCCGTCCAGCGAGGGTGCGTACTTGCCCTCGGACAGCGCGCCGCCGGATCCGGCGAAGTTGTGGCACATCGCGCAGTTGGTACGGAACAGCTCTCCACCCTTGGCGACGTCGCCGGCGGCGTACTGCTCGGACGT from Streptomyces sp. 846.5 encodes:
- a CDS encoding Rieske 2Fe-2S domain-containing protein; this translates as MTSQDNMSEEHLPEAHGAHGGELAVHGDAFADPGLPPHEHRRTDIDERAAARAERQVAMWFLLSMVATIGFIASYVIFKPGPELGNTVYIFPIGHISKLNFALGMTLGVSLFAIGAGAVHWARTLMSDEEHIAERHPIEASPEVREQVFADFRQGAKESGFGRRKLIRNTMIGAMAMVPLSAVVLFRDLGPLPEKKLDTTEWAKGKRLVNMNTNEPMKASDITVGSLTFAKPEGVEESDENFQEVIAKAAVMLVRMQPADIKDQASAGWGYEGVLCYSKICTHVGCPISLYEQQTHHVLCPCHQSTFDLSDGGRVIFGPAGHPLPQLQISVNSDGYLEALGDFSKPVGPGFWERS
- a CDS encoding cytochrome c: MKKLSARRRHPLAALVVLLFALATTGGLYAAFAPAGTAQADTSQSLQIEQGKKLFAVGCSSCHALSGEGTSIGPSLVGVGSASVDFQVGTGRMPAQQPGAQIPAKKVIYTQDEINELAAYVASLGAGPSIPTSEQYAAGDVAKGGELFRTNCAMCHNFAGSGGALSEGKYAPSLDGVSAKHLYEAMLTGPQSMPNFPDSTLSQQNKQDIIAYVQHTTDPAKNPSYGGLTLGALGPVTEGLFGWIFALGALIGIAIWIAARTPKAKKS